A part of Gossypium hirsutum isolate 1008001.06 chromosome A07, Gossypium_hirsutum_v2.1, whole genome shotgun sequence genomic DNA contains:
- the LOC107909991 gene encoding DNA mismatch repair protein MSH6 isoform X1, which yields MAPSRRQSNGRSPLVNQQSQITSFFSKKNSSSPSPSPSPPPPLAKHTSKLNPIPGPKPNPSRSPIPTTPSPGEPKLKKPLLVIGQSLAPTPSSPLNITFGDEVVDKRLRVHWPLDKAWYEGVVKSFDKVSGKHLIQYDDSEEEELDLGKEKIEWVEETTGRFKRLRRGGSLAFKKVVIDDEDDDVADSANEKSDDDDSSDEDWGKNAEKEVSEDADEEDMDLEDEKEEEEELEEEEVGMKISKRKGGGKTESKKRKANGVAKPEFGKKSKTSANGSTKEEFKVPSVEPVKKIETDKASTAADKALVADELERFGKREAEKLHFLGPEVRRDANRKRPGDANYNPKTLYLPPGFLKSLSGCQMGKFYELFEMDAHVGAKELNLQYMRGEQPHCGFPEKNFSMNVEKLARKGYRVLVVEQTETPEQLELRRKEKGAKDKVVKREICAVVTRGTLTDGEMLSSSPDPSYLMAVTESCQRSPNQNEKWVFGMCAVDVATSRIIIGQFEDDSECSALCCLLAELRPVEIIKPTNLLSLETERAMLRHTRTPLVNELVPTTEFWDANKTVHEVKTIYKCINDQSAAGSVDVGTDAANTYEDDELGCLPPILSSLLRAGGNGSLALSALGGTLYYLKQAFLDVTLLRFAKYELLPSSGFSRIAQTPYMLLDAAALENLEIFENSGNGDSSGTLYAQLNHCITAFGKRLLRTWLARPLYHTDLIKERQDAVAGLKGESLSHALEFRKALSRLPDMERLLARIFASSEANGRNAHTVVLYEDAAKKQLQQFISALRGCELMVQACSSLSVILKNVESTQLHHLLTTGKGLPNINSILKHFKDAFDWVDANNSGRIIPHKGVDLEYDSACERVKEIESSLTKHLKEQQKLLGDSSITYVTIGKDSYLLEVPESLRGSVARDYELCSSKKGFFRYWTPSIKKFLGELSLAESEKETAFKNILLRLIGRFCEDHNKWRQLVSTTAELDVLISLAIASDFYEGPTCRPRVLGSSCSNEVPCFSAKGLGHPILRSDSLGKGAFVPNDISIAGSGHASFILLTGPNMGGKSILLRQVCLAVILAQVGADVPAEQFELSPVDRIFVRMGSKDHIMAGQSTFLTELSETALMLSSATQHSLVALDELGRGTSTSDGQAIAIFDRESVLEHFVHKVQCRGMFSTHYHRLAVDYRNNSKVSLCHMACQVGNGVEGAEEVTFLYRLTPGACPKSYGVNVARIAGLPDSVLRTAASKSREFEAVYGKHRSEGSEDKLPMQSSLDEMVVFIRELISLTRLKTCEEGTCIRSLTQLQQRARMLLHQH from the exons ATGGCACCGTCGCGTCGTCAAAGCAATGGCAGATCACCCCTTGTTAATCAACAGAGCCAGATTACTTCCTTCTTCTCCAAGAAAAACTCTTCTTCCCCATCTCCATcgccttctcctcctcctcctcttgcCAAACATACCTCTAAACTTAACCCAATCCCTGGCCCTAAACCTAATCCAAGTAGAAGTCCCATCCCTACTACTCCCTCCCCTGGGGAACCCAAGCTCAAAAAGCCTCTCCTTGTCATTGGCCAATCGCTTGCCCCCACTCCCTCTTCTCCCCTCAACATAACGTTTGGCGATGAAGTGGTTGACAAGAGGCTAAGGGTTCACTGGCCCTTGGATAAGGCGTGGTACGAGGGCGTTGTCAAGTCTTTCGATAAGGTCTCGGGTAAGCATTTGATTCAGTATGATGATTCTGAGGAAGAGGAGTTGGATTTGGGGAAGGAGAAGATTGAGTGGGTTGAAGAAACCACGGGAAGGTTTAAGCGGTTGCGGCGAGGGGGTTCTTTGGCTTTTAAGAAAGTGGTGATTGACGATGAGGATGATGACGTGGCGGATAGTGCGAACGAAAAGAGCGACGATGATGATTCTAGTGATGAAGATTGGGGGAAGAACGCCGAGAAGGAAGTGAGCGAGGATGCTGATGAGGAAGATATGGATTTGGAGGATgagaaagaggaggaagaagaactGGAGGAGGAGGAGGTGGGAATGAAAATATCGAAAAGAAAGGGCGGTGGAAAGActgaatcaaagaaacggaaggCGAATGGCGTTGCAAAACCGGAGTTCGGTAAAAAGAGTAAGACCAGTGCGAATGGTAGTACTAAGGAAGAGTTTAAGGTGCCTTCGGTGGAACCGGTGAAGAAGATTGAAA CTGATAAGGCATCTACTGCTGCTGACAAGGCTTTGGTGGCTGATGAGTTAGAGAGGTTTGGGAAGCGTGAAGCGGAGAAGTTGCACTTCCTTGGACC TGAGGTGCGTAGAGATGCAAATAGGAAGCGTCCTGGAGATGCAAACTACAATCCAAAGACTTTATACTTGCCTCCTGGTTTCTTAAAGAGCCTATCAGGTTGCCAG ATGGGtaaattttatgaactttttgAAATGGATGCACATGTTGGGGCAAAAGAACTGAATTTGCAATACATGAGG GGGGAACAACCTCACTGTGGATTTCCTGAGAAGAATTTCTCTATGAATGTGGAGAAATTAGCTCGAAAG GGTTATCGAGTTCTTGTAGTAGAGCAAACGGAAACTCCTGAACAACTGGAGCTTCGTCGGAAAGAGAAAGGTGCCAAGGATAAG GTTGTCAAGCGTGAAATATGTGCTGTGGTTACCAGAGGAACCCTAACTGATGGAGAAATGCTGTCATCAAGTCCTGACCCTTCTTACCTCATGGCAGTTACTGAAAGCTGTCAACGTTCACCAAACCAGAATGAGAAGTGGGTTTTTGGCATGTGTGCTGTTGATGTTGCAACTAGCAGGATTATTATTGGACAG TTTGAGGATGATTCTGAGTGCAGTGCGTTGTGTTGTCTATTGGCTGAGCTAAGGCCAGTAGAAATTATAAAACCCACTAACCTGCTCAGTCTTGAAACTGAGAGGGCAATGCTGAGACATACAAGAACTCCCTTGGTAAATGAATTGGTCCCTACCACAGAATTTTGGGATGCAAACAAAACTGTTCACGAAGTCAAAACTATCTACAAGTGTATTAATGATCAATCAGCTGCTGGATCTGTTGATGTGGGTACAGATGCTGCTAATACTTATGAGGATGATGAGCTGGGCTGCCTTCCACCTATCCTTTCCAGTCTACTCAGAGCTGGTGGTAATGGAAGCCTAGCACTCTCAGCTCTTGGAGGCACTCTTTATTACCTAAAACAGGCTTTTCTAGATGTGACATTACTTAGATTTGCAAAGTATGAGTTGCTTCCATCCTCTGGCTTCAGTCGCATTGCGCAAACACCTTATATGCTTCTTGATGCTGCTGCCCTTGAGAATCTTGAGATCTTTGAAAACAGCGGAAATGGAGACTCTTCTGG GACGCTCTATGCACAATTAAATCACTGTATAACAGCATTCGGGAAAAGGTTGCTAAGAACATGGCTTGCTAGACCATTATATCATACTGATTTGATTAAGGAACGGCAAGATGCTGTAGCAGGCCTAAAG GGTGAAAGTTTATCACATGCACTTGAATTTCGAAAGGCATTGTCCAGGCTTCCTGACATGGAGAGGCTACTTGCACGGATCTTTGCTAGCAG TGAGGCTAATGGAAGAAATGCACATACAGTTGTTTTATATGAAGATGCGGCAAAGAAGCAACTTCAGCAATTCATATCAGCACTACGAGGTTGTGAATTAATGGTTCAAGCATGTTCTTCCCTTAGTGTTATTCTGAAAAATGTGGAATCTACACAGCTTCATCATTTGTTAACAACTG GTAAAGGTCTTCCAAATATCAATTCCATTCTTAAGCATTTCAAAGATGCCTTTGATTGGGTTGATGCCAACAATTCTGGACGTATAATACCTCACAAAGGAGTTGATCTGGAATATGACTCAGCATGTGAAAGAGTTAAGGAGATTGAATCTAGTTTGACAAAACACCTCAAGGAGCAGCAGAAGTTACTTGGAGATTCATCA ATAACCTATGTCACGATTGGAAAAGATTCGTATCTATTGGAAGTGCCAGAAAGCTTGCGCGGGAGTGTCGCTCGAGATTATGAGTTATGTTCATCCAAGAAG GGCTTCTTCCGGTATTGGACTCCATCTATCAAGAAGTTCCTGGGAGAACTCTCGCTAGCTGAATCTGAAAAGGAGACGGCTTTTAAGAACATTCTTCTGAGGTTAATTGGACGATTCTGCGAGGATCACAATAAATGGAGGCAACTAGTTTCAACAACAGCAG AGCTGGATGTACTGATCAGTCTAGCAATAGCAAGTGATTTTTATGAAGGTCCTACATGTCGTCCTCGTGTCTTGGGCTCTTCATGCTCAAATGAAGTGCCGTGCTTTTCTGCAAAAGGTTTAGGACATCCTATTCTCAGAAGTGATTCTTTAGGCAAGGGTGCATTTGTCCCCAATGACATCAGTATTGCTGGTTCTGGCCATGCAAGTTTTATTCTTCTTACTGGGCCTAATATGGGTGGAAAATCAATTCTTCTTCGCCAAGTTTGCTTGGCTGTGATTTTGGCTCAG GTAGGAGCTGATGTCCCTGCAGAACAATTTGAACTATCTCCTGTTGACCGAATCTTTGTTCGGATGGGTTCCAAAGATCATATTATGGCTGGACAGAGTACATTTTTAACAGAGCTTTCAGAAACTGCATTAATGCTG TCCTCTGCAACTCAACATTCACTTGTGGCGTTAGATGAACTTGGACGTGGAACATCAACTTCTGATGGACAAGCCATTGC TATCTTTGACAGGGAATCGGTTCTTGAACATTTTGTACACAAGGTGCAGTGCCGAGGGATGTTTTCAACACACTACCACCGTTTAGCTGTGGACTATAGGAACAATTCCAAG GTCTCTCTCTGTCACATGGCGTGCCAAGTAGGAAATGGAGTTGAAGGAGCTGAAGAAGTTACATTTCTTTACAGGTTGACTCCTGGTGCCTGTCCAAAAAGTTACGGAGTGAATGTTGCACGAATAGCTG GTCTTCCTGACTCTGTACTACGAACAGCTGCCAGTAAGTCTAGAGAATTTGAGGCTGTATACGGGAAACACCGAAGTGAGGGATCTGAAGACAAGTTGCCAATGCAAAGTAGCCTTGACGAAATGGTAGTTTTTATTCGGGAATTGATCAGCCTTACACGCTTAAAGACATGCGAGGAGGGCACTTGTATTAGGTCATTGACTCAACTTCAACAGAGGGCAAGGATGCTTCTGCATCAACATTGA
- the LOC107909992 gene encoding LOW QUALITY PROTEIN: ribosomal RNA small subunit methyltransferase (The sequence of the model RefSeq protein was modified relative to this genomic sequence to represent the inferred CDS: inserted 1 base in 1 codon), which produces MAGGKMKKDKQKGXESPSNHYQGGVTFHKSKGQHILKNPMLVDAIVQKAGIKPTDTILEIGPGTGNLTKKLLETGKMVIAVELDPRMVLELQRRFQGTPFSNRLKVIQGDVLKTDLPYFDICVANIPYQISSPLTFKLLFHQPAFRCAIIMFQREFAMRLVAQPGDNLYCRLSVNTQFYARVFHLLKVGKNNFRPPPKVDSSVVRIEPRKPRPEVNHKEWDGFIRICFIRKNKTLGSIFKQKNVLSLLEKNYKTLQALQGSQNVSLSGNDDMEIARLGDESMEMEDGMDDDMDMECDEAEGEGEVSEFKNKVISVLKEGKFEEQRASKLSQESFLTLLSMFNKAGIHFS; this is translated from the exons ATGGCGGGAGGGAAGATGAAGAAAGATAAGCAAAAAG CCGAGAGCCCCTCCAATCACTACCAAGGTGGTGTCACTTTCCACAAATCCAAAGGCCAGCACATCCTTAAGAACCCTATGTTGGTCGACGCTATTGTACAAAAGGCCGGCATCAAACCCACCGATACCATCCTCGAAATCGGTCCCGGTACTGGTAACCTTACCAAGAAGCTTCTTGAAACCGGTAAAATGGTCATCGCCGTCGAACTCGATCCTCGTATGGTCCTCGAACTTCAACGCCGCTTTCAAGGCACTCCTTTCTCTAATCGCTTAAAG GTTATTCAAGGTGATGTACTGAAGACGGATTTGCCCTATTTTGATATATGTGTGGCGAATATTCCGTATCAAATATCTTCTCCTCTTACATTCAAGTTACTGTTTCATCAGCCTGCTTTTAGGTGTGCTATTATTATGTTCCAGAGAGAATTCGCAATGCGACTCGTTGCTCAGCCTGGTGATAATCTTTACTGTCGGCTTTCCGTCAATACCCAATTTTATGCTCGGGTTTTCCATCTCCTCAAAGTCGGGAAGAACAATTTCCGGCCTCCACCTAAGGTTGATTCTTCTGTAGTAAGGATCGAGCCGAGGAAACCACGCCCTGAAGTGAATCATAAGGAGTGGGATGGGTTTATAAGGATTTGTTTCATAAGGAAGAATAAGACACTGGGTTCCATTTTCAAGCAGAAAAACGTACTGTCACTCTTGGAGAAGAACTATAAGACCTTGCAGGCGCTGCAAGGCTCACAAAATGTTTCTTTGAGTGGGAATGATGATATGGAGATTGCAAGATTAGGGGATGAGAGTATGGAAATGGAAGATGGAATGGATGATGACATGGATATGGAATGTGATGAAgcagaaggagaaggagaagtgTCTGAGTTTAAAAATAAGGTTATAAGTGTGTTGAAGGAAGGAAAATTTGAGGAGCAGAGAGCATCCAAGCTTAGTCAGGAAAGCTTTTTAACCTTACTCTCTATGTTCAACAAGGCTGGCATACACTTCTCCTGA
- the LOC107909991 gene encoding DNA mismatch repair protein MSH6 isoform X2 has protein sequence MAPSRRQSNGRSPLVNQQSQITSFFSKKNSSSPSPSPSPPPPLAKHTSKLNPIPGPKPNPSRSPIPTTPSPGEPKLKKPLLVIGQSLAPTPSSPLNITFGDEVVDKRLRVHWPLDKAWYEGVVKSFDKVSGKHLIQYDDSEEEELDLGKEKIEWVEETTGRFKRLRRGGSLAFKKVVIDDEDDDVADSANEKSDDDDSSDEDWGKNAEKEVSEDADEEDMDLEDEKEEEEELEEEEVGMKISKRKGGGKTESKKRKANGVAKPEFGKKSKTSANGSTKEEFKVPSVEPVKKIETDKASTAADKALVADELERFGKREAEKLHFLGPEVRRDANRKRPGDANYNPKTLYLPPGFLKSLSGCQMGKFYELFEMDAHVGAKELNLQYMRGEQPHCGFPEKNFSMNVEKLARKGYRVLVVEQTETPEQLELRRKEKGAKDKVVKREICAVVTRGTLTDGEMLSSSPDPSYLMAVTESCQRSPNQNEKWVFGMCAVDVATSRIIIGQFEDDSECSALCCLLAELRPVEIIKPTNLLSLETERAMLRHTRTPLVNELVPTTEFWDANKTVHEVKTIYKCINDQSAAGSVDVGTDAANTYEDDELGCLPPILSSLLRAGGNGSLALSALGGTLYYLKQAFLDVTLLRFAKYELLPSSGFSRIAQTPYMLLDAAALENLEIFENSGNGDSSGTLYAQLNHCITAFGKRLLRTWLARPLYHTDLIKERQDAVAGLKGESLSHALEFRKALSRLPDMERLLARIFASSEANGRNAHTVVLYEDAAKKQLQQFISALRGCELMVQACSSLSVILKNVESTQLHHLLTTGKGLPNINSILKHFKDAFDWVDANNSGRIIPHKGVDLEYDSACERVKEIESSLTKHLKEQQKLLGDSSITYVTIGKDSYLLEVPESLRGSVARDYELCSSKKGFFRYWTPSIKKFLGELSLAESEKETAFKNILLRLIGRFCEDHNKWRQLVSTTAELDVLISLAIASDFYEGPTCRPRVLGSSCSNEVPCFSAKGLGHPILRSDSLGKGAFVPNDISIAGSGHASFILLTGPNMGGKSILLRQVCLAVILAQVGADVPAEQFELSPVDRIFVRMGSKDHIMAGQSTFLTELSETALMLSSATQHSLVALDELGRGTSTSDGQAIAESVLEHFVHKVQCRGMFSTHYHRLAVDYRNNSKVSLCHMACQVGNGVEGAEEVTFLYRLTPGACPKSYGVNVARIAGLPDSVLRTAASKSREFEAVYGKHRSEGSEDKLPMQSSLDEMVVFIRELISLTRLKTCEEGTCIRSLTQLQQRARMLLHQH, from the exons ATGGCACCGTCGCGTCGTCAAAGCAATGGCAGATCACCCCTTGTTAATCAACAGAGCCAGATTACTTCCTTCTTCTCCAAGAAAAACTCTTCTTCCCCATCTCCATcgccttctcctcctcctcctcttgcCAAACATACCTCTAAACTTAACCCAATCCCTGGCCCTAAACCTAATCCAAGTAGAAGTCCCATCCCTACTACTCCCTCCCCTGGGGAACCCAAGCTCAAAAAGCCTCTCCTTGTCATTGGCCAATCGCTTGCCCCCACTCCCTCTTCTCCCCTCAACATAACGTTTGGCGATGAAGTGGTTGACAAGAGGCTAAGGGTTCACTGGCCCTTGGATAAGGCGTGGTACGAGGGCGTTGTCAAGTCTTTCGATAAGGTCTCGGGTAAGCATTTGATTCAGTATGATGATTCTGAGGAAGAGGAGTTGGATTTGGGGAAGGAGAAGATTGAGTGGGTTGAAGAAACCACGGGAAGGTTTAAGCGGTTGCGGCGAGGGGGTTCTTTGGCTTTTAAGAAAGTGGTGATTGACGATGAGGATGATGACGTGGCGGATAGTGCGAACGAAAAGAGCGACGATGATGATTCTAGTGATGAAGATTGGGGGAAGAACGCCGAGAAGGAAGTGAGCGAGGATGCTGATGAGGAAGATATGGATTTGGAGGATgagaaagaggaggaagaagaactGGAGGAGGAGGAGGTGGGAATGAAAATATCGAAAAGAAAGGGCGGTGGAAAGActgaatcaaagaaacggaaggCGAATGGCGTTGCAAAACCGGAGTTCGGTAAAAAGAGTAAGACCAGTGCGAATGGTAGTACTAAGGAAGAGTTTAAGGTGCCTTCGGTGGAACCGGTGAAGAAGATTGAAA CTGATAAGGCATCTACTGCTGCTGACAAGGCTTTGGTGGCTGATGAGTTAGAGAGGTTTGGGAAGCGTGAAGCGGAGAAGTTGCACTTCCTTGGACC TGAGGTGCGTAGAGATGCAAATAGGAAGCGTCCTGGAGATGCAAACTACAATCCAAAGACTTTATACTTGCCTCCTGGTTTCTTAAAGAGCCTATCAGGTTGCCAG ATGGGtaaattttatgaactttttgAAATGGATGCACATGTTGGGGCAAAAGAACTGAATTTGCAATACATGAGG GGGGAACAACCTCACTGTGGATTTCCTGAGAAGAATTTCTCTATGAATGTGGAGAAATTAGCTCGAAAG GGTTATCGAGTTCTTGTAGTAGAGCAAACGGAAACTCCTGAACAACTGGAGCTTCGTCGGAAAGAGAAAGGTGCCAAGGATAAG GTTGTCAAGCGTGAAATATGTGCTGTGGTTACCAGAGGAACCCTAACTGATGGAGAAATGCTGTCATCAAGTCCTGACCCTTCTTACCTCATGGCAGTTACTGAAAGCTGTCAACGTTCACCAAACCAGAATGAGAAGTGGGTTTTTGGCATGTGTGCTGTTGATGTTGCAACTAGCAGGATTATTATTGGACAG TTTGAGGATGATTCTGAGTGCAGTGCGTTGTGTTGTCTATTGGCTGAGCTAAGGCCAGTAGAAATTATAAAACCCACTAACCTGCTCAGTCTTGAAACTGAGAGGGCAATGCTGAGACATACAAGAACTCCCTTGGTAAATGAATTGGTCCCTACCACAGAATTTTGGGATGCAAACAAAACTGTTCACGAAGTCAAAACTATCTACAAGTGTATTAATGATCAATCAGCTGCTGGATCTGTTGATGTGGGTACAGATGCTGCTAATACTTATGAGGATGATGAGCTGGGCTGCCTTCCACCTATCCTTTCCAGTCTACTCAGAGCTGGTGGTAATGGAAGCCTAGCACTCTCAGCTCTTGGAGGCACTCTTTATTACCTAAAACAGGCTTTTCTAGATGTGACATTACTTAGATTTGCAAAGTATGAGTTGCTTCCATCCTCTGGCTTCAGTCGCATTGCGCAAACACCTTATATGCTTCTTGATGCTGCTGCCCTTGAGAATCTTGAGATCTTTGAAAACAGCGGAAATGGAGACTCTTCTGG GACGCTCTATGCACAATTAAATCACTGTATAACAGCATTCGGGAAAAGGTTGCTAAGAACATGGCTTGCTAGACCATTATATCATACTGATTTGATTAAGGAACGGCAAGATGCTGTAGCAGGCCTAAAG GGTGAAAGTTTATCACATGCACTTGAATTTCGAAAGGCATTGTCCAGGCTTCCTGACATGGAGAGGCTACTTGCACGGATCTTTGCTAGCAG TGAGGCTAATGGAAGAAATGCACATACAGTTGTTTTATATGAAGATGCGGCAAAGAAGCAACTTCAGCAATTCATATCAGCACTACGAGGTTGTGAATTAATGGTTCAAGCATGTTCTTCCCTTAGTGTTATTCTGAAAAATGTGGAATCTACACAGCTTCATCATTTGTTAACAACTG GTAAAGGTCTTCCAAATATCAATTCCATTCTTAAGCATTTCAAAGATGCCTTTGATTGGGTTGATGCCAACAATTCTGGACGTATAATACCTCACAAAGGAGTTGATCTGGAATATGACTCAGCATGTGAAAGAGTTAAGGAGATTGAATCTAGTTTGACAAAACACCTCAAGGAGCAGCAGAAGTTACTTGGAGATTCATCA ATAACCTATGTCACGATTGGAAAAGATTCGTATCTATTGGAAGTGCCAGAAAGCTTGCGCGGGAGTGTCGCTCGAGATTATGAGTTATGTTCATCCAAGAAG GGCTTCTTCCGGTATTGGACTCCATCTATCAAGAAGTTCCTGGGAGAACTCTCGCTAGCTGAATCTGAAAAGGAGACGGCTTTTAAGAACATTCTTCTGAGGTTAATTGGACGATTCTGCGAGGATCACAATAAATGGAGGCAACTAGTTTCAACAACAGCAG AGCTGGATGTACTGATCAGTCTAGCAATAGCAAGTGATTTTTATGAAGGTCCTACATGTCGTCCTCGTGTCTTGGGCTCTTCATGCTCAAATGAAGTGCCGTGCTTTTCTGCAAAAGGTTTAGGACATCCTATTCTCAGAAGTGATTCTTTAGGCAAGGGTGCATTTGTCCCCAATGACATCAGTATTGCTGGTTCTGGCCATGCAAGTTTTATTCTTCTTACTGGGCCTAATATGGGTGGAAAATCAATTCTTCTTCGCCAAGTTTGCTTGGCTGTGATTTTGGCTCAG GTAGGAGCTGATGTCCCTGCAGAACAATTTGAACTATCTCCTGTTGACCGAATCTTTGTTCGGATGGGTTCCAAAGATCATATTATGGCTGGACAGAGTACATTTTTAACAGAGCTTTCAGAAACTGCATTAATGCTG TCCTCTGCAACTCAACATTCACTTGTGGCGTTAGATGAACTTGGACGTGGAACATCAACTTCTGATGGACAAGCCATTGC GGAATCGGTTCTTGAACATTTTGTACACAAGGTGCAGTGCCGAGGGATGTTTTCAACACACTACCACCGTTTAGCTGTGGACTATAGGAACAATTCCAAG GTCTCTCTCTGTCACATGGCGTGCCAAGTAGGAAATGGAGTTGAAGGAGCTGAAGAAGTTACATTTCTTTACAGGTTGACTCCTGGTGCCTGTCCAAAAAGTTACGGAGTGAATGTTGCACGAATAGCTG GTCTTCCTGACTCTGTACTACGAACAGCTGCCAGTAAGTCTAGAGAATTTGAGGCTGTATACGGGAAACACCGAAGTGAGGGATCTGAAGACAAGTTGCCAATGCAAAGTAGCCTTGACGAAATGGTAGTTTTTATTCGGGAATTGATCAGCCTTACACGCTTAAAGACATGCGAGGAGGGCACTTGTATTAGGTCATTGACTCAACTTCAACAGAGGGCAAGGATGCTTCTGCATCAACATTGA
- the LOC107909990 gene encoding uncharacterized protein: MGNCTSSCFIQVSDMAKVIDAQGKLRKVKLPVKAAELMLDEPGHVISSVEELKLTRRVVPMRAEDELLAAKAYVLVPIQRVNRKVTDVDVAIIEAACSGKKRAKSGAKVLPELREEERQVDPVLAVPGCRQGNYRPWAPVLEPISEVL; this comes from the coding sequence ATGGGGAACTGCACATCTAGCTGTTTTATCCAGGTTTCGGACATGGCCAAAGTAATCGATGCTCAAGGGAAGCTAAGGAAAGTGAAGCTCCCTGTGAAGGCAGCAGAGCTCATGCTCGACGAACCTGGTCACGTCATCTCTTCCGTGGAAGAGCTGAAACTAACTCGCCGCGTCGTCCCTATGCGAGCTGAGGATGAACTGCTGGCGGCTAAAGCTTACGTTTTGGTTCCTATACAAAGGGTGAACCGCAAAGTTACGGATGTGGATGTGGCGATCATAGAAGCTGCTTGTAGCGGAAAGAAAAGGGCAAAAAGTGGTGCTAAGGTTTTGCCTGAGTTGAGAGAGGAAGAGAGGCAAGTAGATCCTGTTTTGGCTGTCCCTGGGTGCCGGCAAGGGAATTACAGGCCCTGGGCTCCTGTTTTGGAACCAATTTCTGAAGTGCTTTGA